One Lentibacillus cibarius DNA window includes the following coding sequences:
- a CDS encoding Na+/H+ antiporter family protein — MEWVVVISVLVLTILSLLRINVIVSIIVAAITAGLLSGLNVIESIEMMVNGMGEQANTALSYILLGAFAVAISYTGITAILVNFLIRVLTGKKTMMLLAIAGVASLSQNLVPVHIAFVPILIPPLLKLFDEMKVDRRGVATALTFGLKAPYVMIPAGFGLLFHQTIVDGMTENGAAITTGETALAMLIPGSGMVVGLLVAIFFTYRKDREAVPGAGGSEANFTAPSTEHVTFNRKHLLTIVAIIGALAVQIAFQNLIAGALTGLILMFALVVVPYRKGEQVMADGIAMMGQIAFVMLVASGFGNVLTETGAVNALVEVTSGFLGDNKSLIAIILLLVGLLVTIGIGSSFGTIPIIAALYVPICLAAGFSTMATAALIGTAGAVGDAGSPASDSTLGPTSGLNADGKHHHIWDTCVPTFIHFNIPLVLFGWIAAMVL, encoded by the coding sequence ATGGAATGGGTTGTTGTCATATCCGTACTTGTGCTGACTATTCTCAGTCTATTGCGAATCAACGTTATTGTTTCCATTATCGTTGCAGCCATAACGGCTGGCTTGTTATCCGGGCTTAATGTTATTGAGTCGATTGAAATGATGGTAAACGGTATGGGTGAACAGGCGAATACAGCGCTAAGCTATATTTTGCTTGGAGCCTTTGCTGTAGCAATCAGTTATACAGGAATTACAGCTATTTTAGTGAATTTTTTAATTCGTGTATTAACCGGAAAGAAAACAATGATGCTTTTGGCGATTGCCGGTGTTGCATCGTTGTCACAAAACTTGGTTCCGGTGCACATTGCATTTGTACCGATTTTAATTCCGCCTTTATTAAAACTTTTTGATGAAATGAAAGTAGACCGCCGTGGTGTGGCAACAGCATTGACATTCGGCTTGAAGGCACCTTATGTCATGATTCCGGCTGGGTTTGGCTTGCTTTTCCATCAGACCATTGTGGATGGGATGACTGAAAATGGTGCAGCCATAACGACTGGCGAAACAGCACTTGCCATGTTAATTCCAGGCTCCGGCATGGTTGTTGGTCTCCTAGTTGCCATCTTCTTCACGTATCGGAAAGACCGGGAAGCTGTTCCGGGAGCAGGTGGAAGTGAGGCAAACTTTACTGCACCATCAACAGAGCATGTTACGTTCAATAGAAAACATTTATTAACAATCGTTGCGATCATCGGAGCACTTGCCGTACAGATTGCTTTCCAAAATTTAATTGCAGGCGCGCTGACAGGTCTTATTCTCATGTTCGCACTGGTTGTTGTTCCATATCGGAAAGGTGAACAAGTCATGGCGGACGGGATAGCTATGATGGGGCAAATCGCCTTTGTTATGCTAGTCGCATCTGGCTTTGGCAACGTTTTGACCGAGACGGGAGCGGTAAATGCACTTGTAGAAGTAACGTCGGGATTTCTAGGTGACAACAAAAGCCTGATTGCAATTATTTTGCTTCTCGTTGGTTTGCTTGTCACCATTGGCATTGGCTCGTCGTTTGGAACGATACCGATTATTGCAGCGCTTTATGTGCCAATTTGTCTGGCAGCCGGATTTTCTACGATGGCGACGGCGGCACTGATAGGTACAGCCGGCGCAGTTGGTGATGCCGGTTCCCCTGCTTCGGACAGTACACTCGGACCTACATCCGGACTGAATGCGGACGGAAAACACCATCACATTTGGGATACATGTGTTCCGACGTTTATTCACTTTAATATCCCATTGGTATTGTTTGGCTGGATTGCAGCAATGGTTTTATAG
- a CDS encoding OsmC family protein has translation MDFHLKEEGMRIDLGYGQLDISGDEAYGFRPFQLMVASIAGCSASVFRKILKKQRISIEDLIIKADVERNPDEADRIEQIDLHFIIKGYQLDDEKLYKNLALARKNCSMARSVEDSITINETLETIELSR, from the coding sequence ATGGATTTTCACTTGAAAGAAGAAGGTATGCGTATTGATTTGGGGTATGGGCAATTGGATATATCTGGTGATGAGGCGTATGGTTTCCGCCCATTTCAACTGATGGTTGCATCGATTGCTGGGTGCAGTGCCTCGGTTTTCCGTAAAATTTTAAAGAAACAACGGATTAGTATTGAAGATTTGATTATAAAGGCAGATGTTGAGCGTAACCCGGACGAGGCTGACCGGATTGAACAAATTGATTTGCATTTTATTATAAAAGGATACCAGTTAGATGATGAAAAATTGTATAAGAATTTAGCCCTCGCAAGAAAGAACTGCTCCATGGCCCGTTCTGTTGAGGATAGTATCACTATTAACGAAACGCTGGAAACAATTGAATTAAGCCGCTGA
- a CDS encoding MFS transporter produces the protein MRHPKKKVIHMVSVKTRFWILIALVFISGFSQGMILPLMGIILEQENVSSSINGLHATGLYVGVLIASPFMEKPIRKYGFKPLIMLGGLLVFASLAIFPLWQSLWFWFVLRVTIGIGDNMLHFGTQTWITTTSAKETRGRNISFYGLSFGLGFTVGPLMTRLLEVNQALPFLVSAALSFVVWSLMFVVRNTYPKTDNVTTATGSVKRFIQAAQIAWVAFLPAFGYGFLEATLHGIFPVYGLRIGHEVNMLSLIIPCFAAGSIVTQIPLGIFSDKVGRRKVLLTVIASGSICFLLAALFETSIIALFLSFAISGMLIGSLYSLSITFMTDLLPSSLLPAGNLMTGISFSIGSISGPFLSGLFLDVFPSISFFYVIIFMLAVLFFAIYFKRETEVAT, from the coding sequence ATTCGCCATCCTAAGAAAAAGGTGATACATATGGTTTCAGTTAAAACAAGATTTTGGATATTAATTGCACTCGTATTCATTTCAGGCTTTTCACAAGGAATGATCCTTCCATTAATGGGTATCATTTTGGAACAAGAAAATGTCTCATCATCAATTAATGGATTACATGCCACAGGATTATATGTAGGAGTGCTCATTGCTTCGCCGTTTATGGAAAAACCGATTCGCAAATATGGATTTAAACCGCTTATCATGTTAGGCGGACTGCTTGTGTTTGCATCTCTAGCCATCTTTCCTTTATGGCAGTCACTATGGTTCTGGTTTGTCCTCCGTGTCACTATTGGAATTGGTGACAACATGCTTCATTTTGGCACACAGACATGGATTACAACGACGAGCGCAAAGGAAACACGCGGAAGAAATATATCATTTTATGGATTATCTTTTGGATTGGGATTTACTGTTGGACCGCTCATGACACGGCTTTTGGAGGTTAACCAGGCTTTGCCGTTTCTGGTATCGGCGGCCCTAAGCTTTGTTGTTTGGTCACTTATGTTCGTTGTCAGAAATACGTATCCTAAGACAGATAATGTAACAACTGCTACCGGTTCCGTAAAACGGTTCATTCAAGCAGCACAAATCGCCTGGGTTGCCTTTTTGCCTGCTTTTGGATATGGCTTTTTGGAAGCGACATTGCACGGTATTTTTCCTGTCTACGGATTGCGTATCGGACATGAAGTGAATATGTTGTCACTAATCATTCCTTGTTTTGCAGCAGGCAGTATTGTTACCCAAATTCCCCTTGGTATATTTAGTGACAAAGTCGGCAGAAGAAAAGTCCTACTGACGGTTATTGCGAGCGGGAGCATCTGTTTCCTTTTAGCAGCATTGTTCGAAACATCAATCATTGCTCTATTTCTTTCGTTTGCTATTTCGGGTATGCTGATTGGTTCCCTATACTCATTAAGTATTACATTTATGACGGATTTGCTGCCGTCGTCCCTACTGCCCGCGGGCAATCTCATGACTGGCATTTCCTTTAGCATCGGCAGCATAAGTGGTCCATTTTTGAGTGGTTTGTTCCTTGATGTTTTTCCAAGTATTTCATTTTTTTACGTTATCATTTTTATGCTCGCCGTTCTTTTCTTTGCCATTTATTTTAAGCGGGAGACAGAAGTGGCAACTTAA
- a CDS encoding four-helix bundle copper-binding protein, whose product MHYAMAHHNQNNMDQQQMVNIIQDCEATCEYTKYCILEMDGSNHRKEQLRLLEDCADICTLTAKCIARCSNFSKSIASLCAQICDTCGNHCLQHPDELSQHCGRVCLQCAQACRYFAMSA is encoded by the coding sequence ATGCATTATGCAATGGCTCATCATAATCAAAACAATATGGATCAACAACAAATGGTAAATATAATCCAAGACTGTGAAGCTACTTGCGAATACACCAAATACTGTATTTTGGAAATGGATGGATCCAATCATCGAAAAGAACAATTACGATTGCTTGAAGATTGTGCGGATATTTGTACATTAACAGCTAAATGTATAGCACGCTGCAGCAACTTTTCAAAATCTATCGCCTCACTTTGTGCACAGATTTGTGACACGTGCGGAAATCATTGCTTACAGCACCCTGATGAGTTATCGCAGCATTGTGGCCGAGTCTGCCTGCAGTGTGCTCAGGCATGTCGTTATTTTGCCATGTCAGCATAA
- a CDS encoding amino acid ABC transporter permease, translated as MNGFDFSKIFDVKLAWESLPFILKGLPATIGVAVAGMALGMVLGLFLALARDSKQIILRWPARMYISFMRGTPLLVFLFILYFGFPNVGIELGAITAASLGFGLNSAAYIAEIDRSSLNSIDHGQWESAKALNLGYWKTLWVIILPQAARIAIPPLTNVFMDIVKATSLAAVITVPELFQRTQIVVGREFDAMTLYILVALIYWPVCICISFIQDRMEAKYSRYTTH; from the coding sequence ATGAATGGGTTTGATTTTAGCAAGATTTTTGATGTGAAACTTGCCTGGGAAAGCTTGCCGTTCATACTCAAAGGGCTTCCGGCAACGATTGGTGTTGCGGTGGCTGGAATGGCGCTTGGTATGGTATTGGGTTTGTTTCTTGCTCTAGCCCGTGACTCGAAACAAATCATTTTAAGGTGGCCTGCGCGCATGTACATTTCATTTATGCGGGGAACGCCACTACTTGTGTTTCTGTTTATTTTATATTTTGGGTTTCCCAATGTAGGGATTGAACTAGGGGCAATCACCGCAGCGTCTCTTGGATTTGGATTGAATAGTGCTGCCTATATTGCGGAAATTGATCGTTCATCGCTGAATAGTATTGATCATGGCCAATGGGAATCAGCTAAAGCATTGAACTTAGGGTACTGGAAAACGTTGTGGGTGATTATTTTGCCGCAAGCCGCACGAATCGCCATTCCTCCACTGACCAATGTGTTTATGGACATTGTGAAGGCAACATCGCTGGCGGCGGTTATTACTGTTCCGGAGTTGTTTCAGCGGACGCAGATAGTCGTCGGTAGGGAATTTGATGCCATGACATTATATATATTAGTTGCTTTGATCTATTGGCCGGTGTGTATATGTATTTCCTTTATACAGGATCGGATGGAGGCAAAATATAGCAGGTACACTACGCATTAA
- the mbcS gene encoding acyl-CoA synthetase MbcS, which yields MKRENLIAPESYNIVMEMERYAAERPGRQALIWRDENGASEEVTYGQLMKNVNKIGNVFKEKGLQKGDKVLVMIPRLIAAYETYLAAIKTGIVVIPSSEMLKTKDLQYRITHGEVRAVVSYYPYVDEFKGVREYDQLTLFSVGGAVEGWHNLDALKDKAMDELDMADTTRDDVAFLSYTSGTTGNPKGVVHTHGWGYAHLQTAPENWLCITEGDRVWATAGPGWQKWIWSPFLSVLGSGATGFVYLGKFDPKTYLGLLQDLDINVLCCTPTEYRLMAKVDNLADYQLPALHSAVSAGEPLNREVIDTFRHYFNVTVRDGYGQTENTLLLGVMKDMDVKPGSMGKPTPGNDVEIIDEDGHPVPPNEIGDIALKRDSPALFKEYYKDPERTKMTQRGDYYVTGDQASKDEDGYFWFEGRSDDIIISSGYTIGPFEVEDALVKHPSVQECAVVASPHEVRGNIVKAFVVLQEGVEAGSPDLVKKLQDHVKNLTAPYKYPRVIEFIEALPKTTSGKIRRIELRQKEKVEK from the coding sequence ATGAAACGGGAAAATTTAATCGCTCCGGAGTCATATAACATTGTCATGGAAATGGAACGTTATGCGGCAGAAAGACCTGGAAGACAAGCGTTGATCTGGCGGGATGAAAATGGTGCATCTGAAGAAGTTACATACGGTCAGCTAATGAAAAACGTCAACAAAATTGGTAATGTGTTCAAAGAAAAAGGGCTTCAGAAGGGCGACAAGGTGCTTGTTATGATACCGAGGCTTATTGCAGCGTATGAAACGTATCTAGCAGCGATAAAAACCGGAATCGTCGTCATCCCAAGCTCGGAAATGTTGAAAACGAAGGATTTGCAGTATCGAATTACTCACGGAGAAGTACGTGCGGTTGTTAGCTATTATCCATACGTTGATGAATTTAAAGGTGTAAGGGAATATGATCAACTGACATTATTTTCAGTTGGCGGCGCTGTTGAAGGATGGCACAATCTGGATGCATTGAAAGACAAGGCAATGGATGAATTGGACATGGCCGATACGACCAGGGATGACGTCGCTTTTCTGTCGTACACATCAGGAACAACTGGTAATCCAAAAGGGGTTGTCCATACCCATGGATGGGGATATGCTCACTTACAGACAGCTCCGGAAAACTGGCTCTGCATCACTGAAGGCGACAGGGTTTGGGCAACAGCAGGCCCAGGCTGGCAAAAGTGGATTTGGAGTCCGTTTCTTTCCGTGCTTGGGTCAGGCGCCACTGGATTTGTATACCTTGGTAAATTTGATCCTAAGACCTATTTAGGGCTCCTGCAGGATTTAGACATCAATGTACTGTGCTGTACACCGACAGAGTACCGGCTAATGGCGAAAGTTGATAATCTGGCAGACTATCAGCTCCCGGCGCTTCACAGTGCGGTGTCAGCAGGTGAACCACTTAATCGGGAAGTGATTGATACATTCCGGCATTATTTTAATGTGACCGTAAGAGATGGTTATGGACAGACAGAGAATACGCTCTTGCTTGGTGTGATGAAGGATATGGACGTGAAGCCGGGCTCTATGGGCAAGCCGACACCAGGCAATGACGTAGAGATTATTGATGAAGACGGTCACCCGGTACCACCAAATGAAATCGGTGACATTGCATTGAAAAGAGACAGTCCCGCGCTGTTTAAGGAATACTATAAAGATCCCGAGCGCACGAAGATGACACAGCGCGGGGATTATTACGTGACAGGGGACCAGGCATCTAAAGATGAAGATGGCTACTTCTGGTTTGAAGGCCGCAGTGATGACATTATTATCAGTTCCGGTTATACCATTGGACCGTTCGAAGTGGAGGATGCATTGGTCAAACATCCATCTGTTCAGGAATGTGCCGTTGTCGCAAGTCCGCATGAAGTACGTGGGAATATTGTCAAAGCGTTCGTCGTACTGCAGGAAGGTGTGGAAGCCGGCAGTCCAGATTTGGTCAAAAAACTGCAGGACCATGTGAAAAATTTGACTGCACCATATAAATATCCGAGAGTAATTGAATTTATCGAAGCGCTGCCCAAGACAACTTCCGGTAAAATAAGACGGATTGAATTACGTCAGAAAGAAAAAGTGGAGAAATAG
- a CDS encoding YfkD famly protein, translating to MFKWKLMIIVIAIALLFPMNGMAKEKDHKEEKSKEKTEEKAKFEVPSHVLSISKENTYPNSTEDQEVVEPSELTKELIKDAEVDITNPDLIRMLNETSINPSPLAFGYRGMVYIGRWPLNYKSNETNINWEYQKINKNELNNIGGDSEKKMHYNQQKKEEIKGALTNKIANPNDIKKMMLLRAKEKIELPLAYSAIVGKGTKKENSYNVPPKKFGELQAYAPAVNEKGQVTFGEVYFQLKGHDKSIVVKNVTKQGIGAWIPIQDYVSFSFKMQ from the coding sequence ATGTTTAAATGGAAATTGATGATTATCGTCATCGCTATTGCACTCCTTTTTCCCATGAATGGCATGGCCAAAGAAAAGGATCATAAGGAAGAAAAGTCTAAAGAAAAAACGGAAGAAAAAGCCAAATTTGAGGTGCCAAGTCATGTTCTGAGCATTTCCAAGGAAAATACTTACCCGAATTCAACGGAGGATCAGGAAGTCGTTGAACCAAGTGAGTTAACAAAGGAATTGATTAAGGATGCAGAGGTTGATATTACCAATCCTGACTTGATTAGAATGCTTAATGAAACATCCATTAATCCTTCACCACTTGCTTTTGGGTATCGGGGCATGGTTTACATTGGTCGGTGGCCGCTGAATTATAAATCGAATGAAACAAATATTAATTGGGAGTACCAAAAGATAAATAAAAATGAACTGAATAATATTGGCGGCGATTCAGAAAAGAAAATGCATTACAATCAGCAGAAAAAGGAAGAAATCAAAGGGGCACTCACGAACAAAATTGCCAATCCTAATGACATCAAAAAGATGATGCTTTTAAGGGCAAAGGAAAAAATAGAACTTCCACTTGCTTATTCGGCCATTGTTGGAAAAGGAACTAAAAAGGAAAACTCGTACAATGTACCACCGAAAAAATTTGGGGAACTTCAAGCATATGCGCCTGCCGTAAATGAAAAAGGCCAGGTGACATTCGGTGAAGTGTATTTTCAATTGAAAGGTCACGATAAATCCATTGTCGTAAAAAATGTGACCAAACAAGGAATAGGGGCATGGATACCTATTCAGGACTATGTATCCTTTTCTTTTAAAATGCAATAA
- a CDS encoding EAL domain-containing protein gives MYETRKRPSLLANLFKKAPVDNQDDIKRTELFQNYLTSLAKYHPDLIIVLSPKGKIISQNHGSINEFLGYSSDSSIRYKDFFTKADNRKLQKAFTDALNGQTAQHEIPVYNRDGNTIHTALTFIPIKVGSADVEGVYIIVQDHTLHKQTLDDLQLYKTHLEHAQEIAQIGSWEYTIGEEYLTCSNYFYDIFGLDKTTEQLFIDKTFQLVHPDDYEKVRTVMTNAVRKGENCIVDFRIYHGKTNEIRFLKVHAEAFWIDGAPQKIVGVVQDDTTQHFIEKQMEEAKTQSRILMDELTAGIWMKDCTSGTLEYVSKGAAELLQYPLQYLYHEPDIWERLLHPDEKAEVLNRQQWLEKGESLRHQYRVQCGDGTLKWVYDQTVPQFDDNGQLTHLFGMIVDITPEMEMQQQLDYLATHDALTALPNQRSLYKKLDELCDTSMNGNNTFALFYLDLDRFQLINDSLGYTIGDTVLKTTTTRLAGTLPAGSYLARLSSNDFILLVENFSSKDAVFQLAEQLIETIEKPVTVDGYELHVTTSIGIGFYPEDGDDKFTLVESAHAALYRAKQLGKNNYQLYSVSKDIISYKNFSLEKDMRTAIEKEEFEVYFQPQVETSTGIIQGAEALIRWNHAEWGLVSPGEFIPLAEENHLIHQIGDWVIEHVCKQLRKWKDEGYTLRPIAINVSPIRFIKKGLVEFVSSMLNKYDIPAKYVELEITEGSMLKNEPVVLNTLKELRDLGISIAIDDFGTGHSSLTYIQQFSADTIKIDKSFIQDITAENSSGAAITSSVLHLARGMEMKVVAEGVEEYEQLEFLNQHECDEVQGYLFSKPVPLESFEHMLETGYLKPAKPRVCKVPCEERRKFFRLKFPSALLGEMMILAINERKVNLGSADVLIEDISLGGIKLLTSLKLPLNSSIKLSFNITLMGEPFNLIGELVWKNVAKGDTFHYGIKCSLPEADKDRLAGIINKMSVLVKLNQDIPDTPMIEESPYTYIKKHHL, from the coding sequence ATGTATGAGACGCGTAAAAGGCCGTCTCTGTTAGCTAACCTATTTAAAAAAGCCCCTGTAGATAATCAGGATGACATAAAGCGCACCGAATTATTTCAGAACTATCTTACTTCGTTAGCCAAGTATCACCCAGATTTAATCATTGTCCTTTCACCAAAAGGAAAGATCATCTCTCAGAACCACGGAAGTATAAACGAATTTTTAGGATATTCATCAGACTCTTCCATCCGTTATAAAGATTTCTTTACAAAAGCTGACAATCGTAAACTGCAAAAAGCATTTACTGACGCACTGAATGGACAAACAGCACAGCATGAAATACCTGTATATAACAGAGATGGGAACACGATTCATACTGCCCTCACCTTCATCCCCATCAAAGTAGGTAGTGCAGATGTGGAAGGTGTTTACATCATCGTCCAAGACCACACCTTGCATAAACAAACATTAGATGATTTACAGCTTTATAAAACACACTTAGAACATGCTCAAGAGATTGCCCAAATCGGTAGCTGGGAATACACGATTGGCGAGGAATATCTAACATGCTCGAATTACTTTTATGATATTTTCGGACTTGATAAAACGACGGAACAGCTTTTCATAGACAAGACCTTTCAACTCGTTCATCCCGATGATTATGAAAAAGTAAGAACAGTAATGACAAACGCTGTACGAAAGGGAGAAAACTGTATAGTTGATTTCCGTATTTATCATGGAAAAACAAATGAAATTCGTTTCCTAAAAGTCCACGCAGAAGCATTCTGGATAGACGGCGCACCGCAAAAGATAGTCGGTGTCGTACAGGATGATACAACCCAGCACTTTATCGAGAAACAAATGGAGGAAGCGAAGACACAATCACGAATCCTAATGGACGAGCTGACAGCAGGCATTTGGATGAAAGATTGTACCTCGGGGACTTTAGAGTATGTGTCTAAAGGGGCTGCTGAATTGCTTCAGTACCCACTCCAATATCTTTATCATGAACCAGATATATGGGAAAGGCTACTACATCCCGATGAAAAAGCAGAAGTCCTTAACCGACAGCAATGGCTGGAAAAGGGAGAATCACTTCGCCATCAATACCGCGTTCAATGTGGAGATGGAACATTAAAATGGGTTTACGATCAAACGGTACCCCAATTTGATGATAACGGGCAGCTCACCCATTTATTCGGAATGATTGTTGACATTACCCCTGAAATGGAAATGCAGCAACAGCTTGACTATCTCGCTACCCATGATGCCTTGACCGCACTGCCCAATCAGCGAAGTCTATATAAAAAGCTCGATGAATTATGTGATACGAGCATGAACGGCAACAATACATTCGCACTCTTTTATCTCGATTTGGACCGGTTTCAATTAATAAATGATTCACTTGGATATACCATTGGTGACACAGTTCTCAAGACCACTACCACTAGGCTAGCGGGAACATTGCCGGCAGGGTCCTATCTGGCTCGGCTCAGCAGCAATGATTTTATTCTGCTTGTCGAAAACTTCTCGTCAAAGGATGCGGTGTTCCAATTAGCTGAGCAACTAATCGAAACGATAGAGAAACCGGTTACAGTTGACGGTTATGAATTACACGTAACTACAAGCATTGGTATCGGATTTTACCCAGAAGACGGAGATGACAAATTCACATTGGTCGAAAGCGCCCATGCTGCGCTGTACCGTGCCAAACAACTTGGGAAAAACAATTATCAACTATACTCCGTTTCCAAAGACATTATATCCTATAAGAACTTTTCGCTTGAAAAGGATATGCGGACAGCTATTGAAAAGGAGGAATTTGAGGTTTATTTTCAGCCACAAGTAGAAACATCTACTGGTATAATTCAGGGAGCAGAGGCCTTGATACGCTGGAATCATGCTGAATGGGGCCTTGTTTCACCAGGAGAATTCATTCCTTTAGCCGAGGAAAACCATCTCATCCATCAAATCGGCGACTGGGTCATAGAACATGTATGCAAACAGCTGCGAAAATGGAAGGATGAGGGTTACACCTTACGTCCAATTGCTATAAATGTCTCCCCCATCCGTTTCATAAAAAAAGGGCTGGTGGAATTTGTTTCATCTATGCTGAACAAATATGACATTCCAGCCAAATATGTAGAACTGGAAATAACGGAGGGATCCATGCTGAAAAATGAGCCGGTTGTCTTGAACACGCTAAAAGAGCTTCGGGATTTAGGCATTTCCATTGCCATCGATGACTTTGGAACCGGCCATTCGTCGTTAACATATATACAGCAGTTCAGCGCCGATACCATCAAGATTGACAAAAGCTTTATTCAAGATATTACAGCCGAAAATAGTAGCGGGGCGGCCATTACCTCATCCGTCCTCCACCTAGCAAGGGGGATGGAAATGAAAGTCGTTGCCGAGGGTGTTGAAGAATATGAACAACTGGAGTTTTTGAATCAGCACGAATGTGATGAAGTCCAAGGGTATTTATTTTCCAAACCTGTGCCATTAGAGTCGTTTGAACATATGCTGGAAACCGGCTATCTCAAACCGGCTAAGCCTAGGGTATGTAAAGTGCCTTGTGAAGAACGCAGAAAGTTTTTCCGACTGAAATTTCCTTCTGCATTGCTAGGTGAAATGATGATATTAGCTATAAATGAACGAAAAGTAAACCTGGGGTCAGCCGATGTTTTAATTGAAGATATCAGTCTTGGCGGCATCAAATTACTCACATCGCTGAAACTGCCGCTTAATTCATCAATTAAACTGAGTTTTAACATTACATTGATGGGGGAACCATTTAATCTTATCGGCGAACTAGTCTGGAAGAACGTAGCAAAGGGCGATACATTCCATTATGGCATTAAATGCAGTTTGCCTGAAGCAGACAAAGACCGTTTGGCAGGTATTATCAATAAAATGAGTGTACTCGTTAAACTGAACCAAGATATCCCAGATACACCTATGATTGAGGAAAGCCCTTATACCTATATTAAAAAACATCATTTGTGA
- the pdaA gene encoding delta-lactam-biosynthetic de-N-acetylase: MRKLIVAVVTVMFFLALSAYQPEIHAQGGYGWGFKKNDEHKLPDIGKYKQILEEYGAYYADDSGEKNVYLTFDNGYEEGYTDDILDVLKKHDVPAAFFLTGHYVESQPDLVKRMADEGHIIGNHSYHHPDFTTVTKKTMRKELESLEEAVADVSSQENIKYLRPPQGMFNEKTLQWANELGYIHTFWSLAFTDWDTDDQKGWKYAYDNIMEQIHPGALILLHTVSSDNAKALDKLVTDLKKQGYQFKSLDDLVLKNLLPQPIYGY, encoded by the coding sequence ATGCGAAAATTGATTGTAGCGGTCGTAACTGTCATGTTTTTCCTTGCTTTGTCTGCTTACCAACCAGAGATTCATGCTCAAGGTGGTTATGGATGGGGATTTAAAAAGAATGACGAACATAAATTGCCCGACATTGGCAAGTATAAGCAGATCCTCGAGGAATATGGTGCCTATTATGCCGATGATTCCGGTGAAAAGAACGTGTATCTTACATTTGATAATGGGTATGAAGAAGGATATACCGATGACATTCTTGATGTACTGAAAAAACATGATGTACCAGCAGCGTTTTTTCTAACGGGGCATTATGTGGAAAGTCAGCCGGATCTTGTTAAACGGATGGCGGACGAGGGACACATCATTGGAAACCATTCCTATCATCATCCGGATTTCACGACGGTAACTAAGAAAACGATGCGCAAAGAATTAGAATCGTTGGAAGAAGCAGTAGCTGACGTTTCCAGCCAAGAGAATATCAAGTACTTGCGTCCGCCCCAAGGGATGTTTAATGAGAAAACACTCCAATGGGCAAATGAATTAGGGTATATTCATACGTTTTGGTCATTGGCATTTACGGATTGGGATACCGATGATCAAAAAGGATGGAAATATGCGTATGACAATATCATGGAGCAGATACATCCTGGAGCGCTCATCCTTCTTCATACTGTATCGTCGGACAACGCTAAAGCATTGGACAAGCTGGTAACAGATTTGAAGAAACAAGGTTATCAATTCAAAAGCCTTGATGACTTAGTGTTAAAAAATTTGCTTCCACAACCGATTTACGGTTATTAG